Proteins encoded in a region of the Pelagicoccus sp. SDUM812003 genome:
- a CDS encoding type II secretion system protein GspK has product MRATLQRRSSRRGSVLLMTLVLIVVVSFALTMYIERAEVEIKSEGYYWKRAQLRKDAWSMMEVAVAALADVKAIDRSLYSPSQGWSDPLEYAGITPRPGLEVHFEFIDESGKLNLNGAESDTLILLFDELGFELDVAMQLADVLLDWIDGDDETRIDGAEEREYSTLELDAHPANQPLQSLDELRYLFAFKDLFFDERGVPLPVFHELENAVTVYEVSELNLNAASSLALRAVADMDEFDKQAIDQFLAGLDGVLGTADDEYFSSSEDLSSVLVDLPQGAPLGYQISVLTIKVTVKEAGYSYSLIGTVNTRSEAPAMQESDGNLKYPFHFLELREEPGANNARPL; this is encoded by the coding sequence ATGAGAGCGACGCTGCAGCGCAGGTCCTCGCGACGGGGATCGGTCCTCCTGATGACGCTGGTGCTCATCGTGGTGGTTTCCTTCGCTCTGACCATGTACATCGAGCGCGCGGAGGTGGAGATCAAGAGCGAAGGCTACTACTGGAAGCGCGCTCAGCTGCGCAAGGACGCGTGGTCGATGATGGAGGTTGCGGTAGCGGCGCTGGCTGACGTGAAGGCCATCGACCGGTCTCTCTACTCGCCGTCCCAAGGATGGTCGGACCCGCTCGAATACGCGGGCATCACCCCGCGCCCAGGCCTGGAGGTTCACTTCGAGTTCATCGACGAAAGCGGAAAGCTGAACCTCAACGGGGCCGAGTCGGATACCTTGATCCTGCTCTTCGACGAGCTCGGCTTCGAGCTGGACGTGGCCATGCAGCTGGCGGACGTGCTGCTGGATTGGATAGACGGGGATGACGAGACGCGCATCGATGGCGCGGAGGAGCGGGAATACAGCACTCTGGAGCTGGACGCCCATCCCGCGAACCAGCCGCTGCAGTCGCTCGACGAGCTGCGCTATCTCTTCGCTTTCAAGGACCTGTTCTTCGACGAGAGAGGCGTGCCGCTACCCGTCTTCCACGAACTGGAGAACGCGGTCACGGTGTACGAGGTCAGCGAGTTGAACCTCAACGCCGCCTCTTCGCTCGCCTTGCGAGCGGTGGCCGATATGGACGAATTCGACAAGCAGGCCATCGACCAGTTTCTAGCAGGCCTGGATGGCGTGCTGGGCACCGCGGACGACGAGTATTTCTCCAGTTCCGAAGATCTATCCTCGGTGCTGGTGGATCTGCCGCAAGGAGCGCCCTTGGGCTACCAGATTTCGGTGCTCACCATCAAGGTCACGGTCAAGGAAGCTGGCTACAGCTACAGCCTGATCGGGACCGTGAACACCCGTTCGGAAGCCCCGGCCATGCAGGAGAGCGATGGGAACCTGAAGTATCCGTTTCATTTCCTCGAGTTGCGCGAGGAGCCGGGAGCTAATAATGCTCGACCCCTGTAA
- a CDS encoding prepilin-type N-terminal cleavage/methylation domain-containing protein has protein sequence MPARTSGRGGFTLLEVLVALGLFFMSVTFFSMAYLNTLNAMASVRVNQGLEQDLAIIRRQALLLSDVEEVEEGGDVITGQHGTARWRIEYEPTKVADLFFVRLSVELEPEDEEQGVSEAVEEFYLTRPTWSDPVERDELRTQTRERLLDRQRNLNR, from the coding sequence ATGCCAGCGCGGACGAGTGGCCGTGGCGGATTCACCTTGCTGGAGGTTCTTGTCGCCCTGGGGCTTTTTTTCATGTCGGTGACCTTCTTCTCCATGGCTTACCTCAACACCCTGAACGCCATGGCCAGCGTGCGTGTCAATCAAGGACTGGAGCAGGACTTGGCGATCATTCGCCGCCAGGCCTTGCTGCTCAGCGACGTGGAGGAAGTCGAGGAAGGCGGGGATGTGATCACCGGCCAGCACGGCACGGCGCGCTGGCGGATCGAATACGAGCCCACCAAGGTCGCTGACTTGTTTTTCGTGCGGCTGAGCGTGGAGCTGGAACCGGAGGACGAGGAGCAGGGAGTGAGCGAAGCGGTGGAGGAGTTCTACCTCACACGACCGACCTGGTCGGACCCCGTGGAGCGCGACGAGTTGAGAACCCAAACCCGCGAGCGACTGCTGGATCGGCAGCGAAATCTCAATCGATGA
- a CDS encoding prepilin-type N-terminal cleavage/methylation domain-containing protein → MKGLLDRTSKRGKRGFTLLEVLLAVTLSAFILTYLTSFLFSMAELWGYGANERLFQKHARGVSRFLEQSFTYASAKYQAGDQGSTPVYWMEWEGDGSQNLEYLTFELEKSPGAFVWPEEPMPHVVCSLDFDEDEGLFILWRSRLEKEFDEKPPRRTLVSPFVTEVRYHYINYEEEYPEWEITDQPKEEADRSNILPQRIELVFRFKDDRISRQLILPAPMGGTPIL, encoded by the coding sequence ATGAAGGGACTGCTAGATCGTACTTCGAAACGGGGAAAGAGGGGCTTCACGCTTCTGGAGGTGTTGCTGGCGGTGACGCTCAGCGCCTTCATTCTGACCTACCTGACCAGCTTTCTCTTCAGCATGGCGGAGTTGTGGGGGTACGGTGCGAACGAGCGCCTTTTTCAGAAGCATGCCCGCGGCGTATCCAGATTCTTAGAACAATCCTTCACCTACGCCTCCGCCAAGTATCAAGCGGGCGATCAGGGGTCGACTCCCGTATACTGGATGGAGTGGGAAGGCGATGGCAGCCAAAACCTCGAGTACTTGACCTTCGAGCTGGAGAAGAGCCCCGGGGCGTTCGTCTGGCCGGAGGAACCCATGCCGCACGTGGTTTGCTCGCTCGATTTCGACGAGGACGAAGGCCTGTTCATCCTGTGGCGTTCCCGTCTGGAAAAGGAGTTCGACGAAAAGCCGCCCCGCCGCACCTTGGTCTCGCCTTTCGTGACCGAGGTTCGGTATCACTATATCAACTACGAGGAGGAATATCCCGAATGGGAGATCACCGACCAGCCCAAGGAAGAGGCGGATCGCAGCAATATCCTGCCGCAGCGCATCGAGCTGGTCTTTCGATTCAAGGACGATCGGATTTCGCGTCAGCTGATCCTGCCCGCGCCCATGGGAGGGACGCCTATTCTCTGA
- a CDS encoding prepilin-type N-terminal cleavage/methylation domain-containing protein — protein MMVTARRNRTAGFTLIEVLLTVSLIAMLSTLFVINIGALLRDGELETLENEYWRAVDAARTGAVFRQSPHFIEWDDKARSFVVSSSGVTERFHVDTKAFGDVDVAVRFEEIAPENSYVLIRGELVSRRDIATVGFYPDGTCSPYVVSMTIGDFETSFQMDPWTGVQLVDPEEGHAGI, from the coding sequence ATGATGGTCACGGCGCGACGCAACCGAACCGCGGGGTTCACTCTGATCGAGGTGCTCTTGACGGTTTCCCTGATCGCCATGCTCTCGACGCTGTTCGTCATCAACATCGGCGCCCTGTTGCGTGACGGCGAGCTGGAGACCTTGGAAAACGAATACTGGCGAGCGGTGGACGCGGCGCGTACCGGGGCGGTGTTTCGCCAGTCTCCGCATTTCATCGAATGGGACGACAAGGCTCGCAGCTTCGTGGTGAGCTCCTCCGGGGTGACGGAGCGCTTCCATGTGGATACCAAGGCTTTTGGCGACGTCGACGTGGCGGTGCGCTTCGAGGAGATCGCTCCGGAGAACAGCTACGTGCTGATTCGCGGGGAGCTGGTTTCCCGCAGGGACATCGCCACGGTAGGCTTCTATCCCGACGGCACCTGCTCTCCCTATGTCGTTTCCATGACGATCGGCGATTTCGAAACCAGTTTCCAGATGGACCCGTGGACGGGCGTGCAGCTGGTGGATCCGGAAGAGGGCCATGCGGGCATCTGA
- a CDS encoding secretin N-terminal domain-containing protein — translation MRIRKPNTTLFAAVPLLLALAGATLFAQQQSPSGLTAPDPDAIIDDYKIIGQNIEGVLEILSQLTGRSILRPQALPTPEITFDSGGPITTGELILALETLLSLNDIGIAPHGDRFLKVVPINEIRTEAPELVTESLSQRSPSGQVVSKLFRLQHLDSQTFQQQIQPFLSPGFSSIIPFKNSNAVIVTDTISNLQRLEYVVGEVDKPSRLNVEPFFYTLQFAQAAEVAQQIQQMIDDARNRFGDQTGGSGNSGNRRNASNNTATDVAPPPPSGDGEGSISQILFGSNTAISSDDRTNQIIIMTAPSNLEFFEGIIQKLDVKADPSTRIDVIPLKHADAAEVASLLSQFVSGKTKQDSSDRSNSSQRSSNRRIGGNTPTFPSAEEPVTQSPRENAISNVLNTSEERDSQFSNFMTILADERSNSLVISGTRNDLELMNALVDRIDVLLPQVRIEVIIADVSLNRRKGLNRGMDAFSVSFEEQEDGSGDYTFPGVNFLGLGLEGSFNYNDGVYSNLTIDAVLNQARTNSDVELLSVPTLVTTHNKEATIIEAKSYPIITSSQTSTISDSVRQSVQYQNIGIEMTVTPLIGPNDVIQLEIDQTIDDIADFVQIGDDSQPIISKRQATSYVSVANGELVVLGGLQRNRVQTDKARAHLLGNIPLLGKLFRTRQVDNQKSELMVFIRPQIIRTTDEVNFDAQRKLDSLKTQESLNRFLETGELEVEVSEEEQEGSRPKTKGARN, via the coding sequence ATGAGAATTCGTAAGCCTAACACAACGCTCTTCGCCGCAGTCCCGCTTCTGCTCGCCCTCGCGGGCGCTACGCTCTTCGCCCAGCAGCAGAGCCCTTCGGGACTGACGGCTCCAGACCCGGACGCGATCATCGACGACTACAAGATCATCGGCCAGAACATCGAAGGCGTGCTGGAGATCCTCTCCCAGCTCACCGGCCGCTCCATCCTGCGACCCCAGGCCTTGCCCACGCCGGAGATCACTTTCGACAGCGGAGGCCCCATCACCACCGGCGAGCTCATTCTGGCTCTCGAGACTTTGCTGAGTCTCAACGATATCGGTATCGCCCCGCATGGAGATCGCTTTCTGAAGGTGGTGCCCATCAATGAGATCCGCACAGAAGCCCCGGAGCTGGTCACGGAAAGCCTTTCCCAGCGCTCGCCCAGCGGGCAGGTGGTGAGCAAGCTCTTCCGCCTGCAGCATTTGGATTCGCAGACCTTCCAGCAGCAGATCCAGCCCTTTCTCAGCCCGGGCTTCAGTTCCATCATTCCCTTCAAGAACTCCAACGCGGTGATCGTCACCGACACCATCAGCAACCTGCAGCGCCTGGAGTATGTGGTGGGCGAGGTGGACAAGCCCTCGCGTCTGAACGTGGAGCCGTTTTTCTACACCCTGCAGTTCGCTCAGGCGGCGGAGGTCGCCCAGCAGATCCAGCAGATGATCGACGATGCCCGAAACCGCTTCGGAGACCAGACCGGAGGAAGCGGCAACAGCGGCAACCGGCGAAACGCCAGCAACAACACCGCCACCGACGTGGCTCCACCGCCGCCCAGCGGAGATGGCGAAGGCAGCATCTCGCAGATCCTCTTCGGCTCTAACACGGCCATCTCCTCGGACGATCGCACCAACCAGATCATCATCATGACGGCGCCCTCCAACCTGGAGTTTTTCGAAGGCATCATCCAGAAGCTCGACGTGAAGGCCGACCCGTCGACGCGCATCGACGTCATCCCTCTCAAGCACGCTGACGCGGCGGAAGTGGCGTCGCTGCTCAGCCAGTTCGTTTCCGGGAAGACCAAGCAGGACTCCAGCGATCGGTCAAACAGCAGCCAGCGCTCGAGCAACCGTCGCATCGGAGGCAATACGCCCACCTTTCCCAGCGCCGAGGAGCCCGTCACCCAGTCGCCTCGCGAAAACGCCATTTCGAACGTCTTGAACACGAGCGAGGAGCGCGACAGCCAGTTCAGCAATTTCATGACCATCCTGGCGGACGAGCGAAGCAATTCGCTGGTGATCTCCGGCACCCGCAACGACCTCGAGCTCATGAACGCCCTGGTCGACCGGATCGATGTATTGCTACCGCAAGTACGCATCGAAGTGATCATCGCCGACGTGAGCTTGAATCGTCGAAAGGGGCTCAACCGCGGCATGGACGCGTTCTCCGTCTCCTTCGAGGAACAGGAAGATGGCTCAGGCGACTACACGTTTCCTGGAGTCAACTTCCTCGGTCTGGGCTTGGAAGGAAGCTTCAACTACAACGATGGCGTGTACAGCAACCTGACGATCGACGCGGTGCTCAATCAAGCCCGCACCAATTCCGATGTGGAGCTGCTGTCAGTGCCCACCTTGGTGACGACGCACAACAAGGAAGCGACTATCATCGAAGCGAAGTCGTACCCCATCATCACCAGTTCTCAGACCTCGACCATATCTGATTCGGTGCGACAGTCCGTGCAGTACCAGAACATCGGTATCGAAATGACGGTGACACCGTTGATCGGTCCGAACGACGTGATCCAGCTGGAGATCGATCAGACTATCGACGACATCGCGGACTTCGTGCAGATCGGCGATGATTCGCAGCCGATCATCAGCAAGCGTCAGGCGACTTCCTACGTGAGCGTTGCGAACGGGGAACTCGTGGTGTTGGGAGGATTGCAGCGCAATCGGGTTCAGACGGACAAGGCCCGGGCTCACCTGTTGGGCAACATCCCGCTGCTCGGAAAGCTTTTCCGCACGCGCCAAGTCGACAATCAGAAGTCCGAACTGATGGTGTTCATTCGTCCCCAGATTATTAGGACAACGGACGAGGTGAACTTCGATGCCCAGCGAAAGCTCGATTCCTTGAAGACGCAGGAGTCGCTCAATCGGTTCCTGGAAACCGGCGAGCTTGAAGTGGAGGTATCGGAGGAAGAGCAGGAAGGCTCTCGCCCGAAGACGAAAGGAGCGAGGAACTAG